The following proteins are co-located in the Myxococcus fulvus genome:
- a CDS encoding pirin family protein — translation MIYVRNAEERGHANHGWLDTHHTFSFADYYDADFMGFRTLRVINEDTVAPQRGFGMHPHRDMEIITYVLGGKVEHRDSMGTQAVIQPGEVQRMSAGTGVVHSEMNNFSEPLHMLQIWILPKEKGLKPGYEQKAFDAKERQGRFRVVASPDGREGSLTVHQDLLLHGTLLGKGESAEYALSPGRHAWVQVARGSGTLNGVKVKAGDGVAVSSEDKLVLTAETPVEALLFDMA, via the coding sequence ATGATCTACGTTCGGAATGCAGAGGAGAGGGGCCATGCCAACCACGGCTGGCTGGACACGCATCACACGTTCTCGTTCGCGGACTACTACGACGCGGACTTCATGGGGTTCCGCACGTTGAGGGTCATCAACGAGGACACCGTGGCGCCGCAGCGCGGGTTCGGGATGCACCCGCACCGGGACATGGAGATCATCACCTACGTGCTGGGCGGGAAGGTGGAGCACCGCGACAGCATGGGCACCCAGGCGGTCATCCAGCCGGGTGAGGTGCAGCGGATGAGCGCGGGGACGGGCGTGGTGCACAGCGAGATGAACAACTTCTCGGAGCCGCTGCACATGCTGCAGATCTGGATCCTCCCGAAGGAGAAGGGCCTCAAGCCGGGCTACGAGCAGAAGGCGTTCGACGCGAAGGAGCGTCAGGGCCGCTTCCGGGTGGTGGCGTCGCCGGATGGGCGGGAGGGCTCGCTGACGGTGCACCAGGACCTGCTGCTGCACGGAACGCTGTTGGGCAAGGGCGAGTCCGCCGAGTACGCGCTTTCACCGGGGCGTCACGCCTGGGTGCAGGTGGCGCGGGGCTCGGGCACGCTGAACGGCGTGAAGGTGAAGGCGGGTGACGGCGTGGCGGTGTCGTCCGAGGACAAGCTGGTGCTCACCGCCGAGACGCCGGTGGAGGCGCTGCTGTTCGACATGGCCTGA